The Elusimicrobiota bacterium sequence ACGCCCGCGGTCCTCATTTTCGCTTGTCTAAAAGACAAAGACATCGGCGGGATCGCGTCCGCCCTGGCGGGCCTGGTCCGACGGGTGATTGTCACCCGGCTTCCGTCCCCTCGCGCCAGGCCGGTCGAAGAACTGGAGGCTCTCTGGCGCCGGCGCGTTCCGACGGAGACGGCGAGGAATTTTCGCGAGGCCTGGCGGTTGGCGAGGAGAGAACGCGGCGCGCCCGTTCTGATCGCGGGGTCCCTCTATTTGGTAGGAGAAGCCATGAAGGTTTTAAGGAGACGGATATGAGGAAAGGACTTCGGCTGGGCGTCGATTTGGGCGGGACCCAGGTCAAAATGGCGTTGGTCAATGAGCGGGGGCGCATCCTAGAACGGATCCAGGTCTCCACCGTCAAGGATCCCCGCTCTCTGGTCCGCGCGCTCGCCGCGGCGGCGGAACCGTGGGGCTCCCGTTCACTGCTCGGAACCGGGGTGGGGGTGGCGGGAAACGTGGATCCGGCCCGGGGCCTCGTCCGGTTCGCGCCCAACCTCGGCTGGAAAAATCTCCGCCTGGCCGACCTTTTCCGGCAGGCGGGGTTCCCCTCCCCGGTGGTTTTGGACAACGACGCCACCGCGGCCGCCTGGGGGGCGCACCATTTGGAGTTCGGCGGCAAAACCCGGAACCTGATCGTTCTGACCCTGGGCACGGGCGTGGGGGGCGGACTTATTTTTGACGGCCGGCTCTATCGCGGATCGTCGGGCACGGCGGGGGAAGTGGGGCATCTGACCGTGGAGGCGGGCGGGGAACCCTGCCCCTGCGGCCACCGGGGGTGCCTGGAGGCCTATGCGGGGGGCGCCTCTCTTGTTCGTTGGGCGCGGCGGGCCTATGCGAAAAAGGGCCGCGTCGTGGATCCGCTGAATCCAAAGATTCTTTACGATCGAGCCCTCCGGGGCGATTCCGTGGCTCGTGCCGCTTGGCGGCGGGCGGCCGGGGCGCTGGGAACGGCGTTGACGGGGCTCGTGAACGTTCTCAATCCCGACACCCTTCTCCTGACCGGGGGAGTGGCCCGGGCGGCGCGGCTCTTTTTGCCGGAAGCGACGCGCGTGATGAAAAAGAACGCCTTCAAAACCCCCGCGCGGGCCGTCCGTGTTCTGGTTTCAAAACGCATGGAAGATCTGGGCGTCGTCGGCTCCGCGTTATTGGTGGAGTGAGAGCGTGTACCGTTTGGGTCGCTGGCCGCCTCCCGTAGGTCCCTGGACGTGGGGTGGGTTGGGGGGAATCTCGCTCTTGGTCTTGGCGGCACCGATTCTTTTCGCCCAAGAGATCGTTCCTTCCACGGCGGCGTCGGCTTTGGATCTTCCCGCTCCGTCCACGCTCTCCACGGCGACTTTGAACTGCGATTTTCTGGAGTACCGCTCCACCGACAACGCGGTCTTGGCCCAAGGACACGCGGTTCTTCTGTCCAGCGGAACCCGGATGGAGGCGGACACCCTCACTCTTTATTTGTCCAGCCATGTGGCGGAGGCCCAGGGCCATGTATACCTGGAGGATCGGGACTTGGCCGTCCTTTCCGATGGGATCGGCTACAACTGGGAGGCCTCCACAGGGGTCCTTCAAAACATCTTCATTCAGCAGGGACCTTGGCGCGTGTGGGGCCGACGGATGGAACGATTGAGCCCCGAGCTCTACCGCATCGACCGCGCCGCCTTTACGAGTTGCGAGCTCAACCCGCCCCATTTCCATTTCCGAGGAGGGTCGGCCCTTTTTCGGGTCAAAAAGAGGGTCACCGTGAGCCATATCCGCGCCGCCGCCGAAAACACGCCGATCTTTTATTTGCCGTTTTACACCCATTCCTTGGAAGACCACCGATGGACCTACACGGTGGATCCCGGCAACAGCGCTCGGAACGGCTATTTCGCGAAAAACGTTTTCACCTATCCGGTGGGCGGTTACTCCCGGGCGAAATTGATGTGGGATTATTACTCCGAGGCCGGCAATGGGTTCGGCGCCGAGTTCACTTATTCCACGGCGAGCGTGCGGGGGTCCCTATCGGGTTACCAAATTAATGACCGGATCGACGGGACCCGGCGCTGGAACATTCGGGCGGCCCATTGGCAACAGTTGAATTCCCGGTGGCAGGTTCAATCTCATGTGGCCATGCAGAGCGACCAGGACGTGAACAACGAATATCTCGGGGACGATGTTCAGCGCACCCGCCAGTTGGGGGAGTCGGACCTGGCTCTGACGCACGCGGCGTCCTGGTACACGGCGCGCATTTTCAGCTCCCACGACCGCGCGTTGGACCCGACCCAAAATCGATATGTCACCTCTCAAACGATCCTTCCCCAAATCGGATTTCAAACCAGGGCGTTGAAACTCGGGAAATCCAACGCCTATTTCAATTTCAACGGGAATTTTCGAAACCAATACGACCGTCCGGAAGCCAACCCTCCGAACACGGACCCGATCCTGCCGGGAAAGGATTCCTACCGGCAATTCGCGGACGGGTTGGGCCGGCTCAGTTGGCGGTTGCCTTTGACCAAAAACATTTCACTGGAACCGACGGCCGCTATTTCGGAAAGCTGGCAATCCGACCAGGAAACGGCCACCGAATTCATTCCCGATGACGTGACCATCGGCAAGGGGTCCACCGGGCTGAATTTGCGCCAGAGGGTGACGCCGTCTTTGGATTTTGATTTATCCCATCTCTACCGCGTGCGGTGGGAACCGAACAGTTTCACGCGCGATCGCACGGCCGCCGATCAAGGCTTGGAACAAAACGGAATGAACTTTTTCGCCTCTTATCGCCCGTCTTCGGCCCTGTGGGGGCGCGCCGGCACTTTTTATGATTTTCGGGATTCGCCTTCGCTCGGCTACACCACCCCCCGCCAGCGCTTCACGCCCCCGTCCATCGAGGTCGGGGTCAAACCGCGGCGATGGTTTTCGGCCTCCGCCCGGGAAACGGTTCAACTTTATCCGGCGCGAAAGCCCCAATCCACCCTGTTTGATTTCAAGTTGGGGCCCGACGAGATGGCCTTTTTTTCAACCGGCTTTAGCTATAATGTGGGACGCTCGGGCGAGCTCGATGTCAACCATGGAGCGGCGTTTCAGCTCACCCCCGGATGGTGGCTGTCCGGCGACCTGCACTACACGGCCATGGGTCCCGGCGGAATTCAATACAACAAAACCGAATTTAAGGAGAAAAATCTGGTGGTCCGGCGCGATTTGCACTGTTGGGTCCTGCGCGCGACCTACCGGGAACGGCCGGGCGTCAACGAAATCTACTTTCGCCTGGACTTGAAAACCAACATGGAACTTCGAAAAAGCAGGGCGAGATCGACGAAAAACAGTTCTACCCCGGTCGGGATACCCGCGGGGACGATTAGGAGGATTTCGCATGAAGCTTTTAGTCACCGGCGGCGCCGGGTTTATCGGGTCTCATTTCGTGCGGTATTGGCTGGAGAACCATCCGGCGGATTCCGTCACGACCTTGGACAAGCTGACGTATGCCGGGAACCTCGACAACCTGGCGGGGGTCCTGAAATCCCCGCGCCATCGGTTCGTCCGGGGGGACATCGGCCATGCCCCGACGGTGAAACGTCTTCTTCCCGGCATCGAGGCCGTCGTTCACTTCGCGGCGGAAACCCACGTCGACCGCTCCCTCTTGGACGCCGACCCGTTTCTTCAGACCAACGTCCAGGGGACCTACACGCTGGTCCACGCGGCGCGGGAGGCGGGCGTTCGGCGGTTTCTCCACGTGTCGACGGATGAAGTCTACGGGTCGGTCCCAAGGGGAAAATCCCGGGAAGACGCGTGGCTCCGTCCCACCAGCCCTTATGCCGCTTCCAAGGCCGCGTCGGACCTGGTGGTTCTCACCCAGTGGCTCACTCACCAATATGGGGTGATCGTCACCCGGTGCACCAATAATTACGGCCCGCACCAACATCCGGAAAAGTTTTTGCCGCTCTTCATCACGAACGCCATCGATGGAATTCCTTTGCCCCTGTACGGGAAAGGGCTGAACGTCCGCAATTGGATCCACGTCTTGGACCACTGCGAGGCCTTGGACCGCGTGTTGGCGCGCGGCCGGGCGGGGGAGATCTACAACATCGCGGGCCCGGGAGAGTTTAAGAACATCGACGTGGCCCGCCGTCTTTTGAAGCTCCTGGGCCGTCCGGCGGATCTGCTGAATTTCGTCCAAGACCGCCCCGGCCACGACCTTCGCTACGCGCCGGACATCGCGAAAATCCGACGGGAACTGGGGTGGCGCCCCCGGCGCCCGTTCGAAGCCGGTCTGGTCGACATGTTGGATTGGTATCGCGCTCACGAAAACTGGTGGCGGCCCATCAAGACCCGGAAGGGGAGTTTTCAAAACTATTATAAAAAGCAATACGCCGCGCGCCTGGCTCGCCCAACGAAAGGAAAAATATGAAAAGCAAAAACGTCGCGGTGGTGGGGAGCGGGTATGTGGGGCTCGTCACGGGAGCCTGTCTGGCGGAGATCGGGCATCACGTTTTGTGCGTCGATTCGGACAAGGGAAAAATCCAGACCCTAAAAAAGGGCGGACTTCCCATCTACGAGCCGGGCCTGGCCGAAGTCGTCGCCGCCAACCGCAAAGCCCGCCGGCTGAATTTCACCCACCGCTTGGAAGAGGCCATGAAGACCGCCGAATATGTGTTTATCGCCGTCAACACGCCCCCGCTTCCGAACGGCGAGGCCGACCTCTCTTTTGTTGAAACCGTGGCCCGCCAGGTGGGGCACCTGCTTCGGCGCTACACGGTGATCGTGGAGAAATCCACCGTTCCGGTGAACACCGGCGACAAGGTCCGCCAGACGCTCTTGCTCCACGGAAAAAAAGACGTTCCCTTTGACGTGGTTTCTAATCCCGAATTCCTTCGGGAAGGCACCGCGGTCCAGGATTTCATGAAACCCGACCGCATCGTGGTCGGCGTGGAATCGTCCCGCGCCGAAACCATGATGCGGGAACTCTACGCCCCGCTCAAGGCGCCGGTGTTGGTGACGGACATCAAGAGCGCGGAGCTGATCAAGCACGCGTCGAATTCCTTTTTGGCCGCGAAAATCTCTTTCGCCAACGCCCTGGCCACGCTCTGCGACCGCGTGGGGGCGGACGTGACGCTGGTCACCCAGGGCATGGGGGCGGACCCCCGCATCGGCCCCGCCTTCCTGCGGGCCGGGATCGGCTATGGCGGATCTTGTTTTCCGAAAGACGTGAGCGCTTTCATCCATATGGCGGAAACCGCCGGCGTGGATTTCAAACTGCTC is a genomic window containing:
- a CDS encoding ROK family protein, translating into MRKGLRLGVDLGGTQVKMALVNERGRILERIQVSTVKDPRSLVRALAAAAEPWGSRSLLGTGVGVAGNVDPARGLVRFAPNLGWKNLRLADLFRQAGFPSPVVLDNDATAAAWGAHHLEFGGKTRNLIVLTLGTGVGGGLIFDGRLYRGSSGTAGEVGHLTVEAGGEPCPCGHRGCLEAYAGGASLVRWARRAYAKKGRVVDPLNPKILYDRALRGDSVARAAWRRAAGALGTALTGLVNVLNPDTLLLTGGVARAARLFLPEATRVMKKNAFKTPARAVRVLVSKRMEDLGVVGSALLVE
- the rfbB gene encoding dTDP-glucose 4,6-dehydratase; translation: MKLLVTGGAGFIGSHFVRYWLENHPADSVTTLDKLTYAGNLDNLAGVLKSPRHRFVRGDIGHAPTVKRLLPGIEAVVHFAAETHVDRSLLDADPFLQTNVQGTYTLVHAAREAGVRRFLHVSTDEVYGSVPRGKSREDAWLRPTSPYAASKAASDLVVLTQWLTHQYGVIVTRCTNNYGPHQHPEKFLPLFITNAIDGIPLPLYGKGLNVRNWIHVLDHCEALDRVLARGRAGEIYNIAGPGEFKNIDVARRLLKLLGRPADLLNFVQDRPGHDLRYAPDIAKIRRELGWRPRRPFEAGLVDMLDWYRAHENWWRPIKTRKGSFQNYYKKQYAARLARPTKGKI
- a CDS encoding UDP-glucose/GDP-mannose dehydrogenase family protein; translation: MKSKNVAVVGSGYVGLVTGACLAEIGHHVLCVDSDKGKIQTLKKGGLPIYEPGLAEVVAANRKARRLNFTHRLEEAMKTAEYVFIAVNTPPLPNGEADLSFVETVARQVGHLLRRYTVIVEKSTVPVNTGDKVRQTLLLHGKKDVPFDVVSNPEFLREGTAVQDFMKPDRIVVGVESSRAETMMRELYAPLKAPVLVTDIKSAELIKHASNSFLAAKISFANALATLCDRVGADVTLVTQGMGADPRIGPAFLRAGIGYGGSCFPKDVSAFIHMAETAGVDFKLLRAVREINDQAKLWAVDRLKKSLWNLRGKTIAVWGLAFKPDTDDLRNAPALDIIRGLQNEGCQVNAYDPVAMTKARIQMKNVRFCRDPYDAARGADAVLLATEWKEFRDVNLAKVKSLLRTPVFLDGRNLYDPAVVSALGFQYHSVGRSAPSGS